A stretch of Saccharothrix texasensis DNA encodes these proteins:
- a CDS encoding class I adenylate-forming enzyme family protein, which produces MTWTSSTGVVLRDLVPAALRRSWVAAGHCPDRDLYSLFRERVAAHPGRPAVIDSAGSVDYAWVDRAVRWQARSLRGHGPSDIIGIRVPNGREGVVAELAVAAVGGVAVHLPDGGPPVTGTGSPVVGTVITDVSDALAAASDPAREAPRWAPVAVDPEAPARILVSSGSESAPKLVAYSHNAFAGGRANYVRAVHGGTAVPRDLVLVPLASAFGSFGAAITLCRWGGTVLLMRRFDAAAALRVVAEHRPTHVFGVPTMLRRMAALASAADTSSVRAVVSSGDVLTPEALAATRSAFDCPVINVYGSSDGVNCHTSTPEHGVGRPDPAVTDIRVVDGEICALGPMTPLCYVDAPELDRRHRLPGGWVRTGDEGFFDDGGTLHVVRRLKRVVIRGGYTISPAEVERALDGHPEVAEVACVPVPDPDLGERLCACVAVRPGRPAPSLGQLTAFLSDRGLSRRKLPEHLVVLPELPLGRTGKVCLPTVTRLAAERHAGGRGDLTGGGRW; this is translated from the coding sequence ATGACGTGGACGTCGTCGACCGGGGTGGTGCTGCGGGACCTGGTGCCCGCCGCGCTGCGCCGGTCCTGGGTGGCGGCCGGCCACTGCCCCGACCGGGACCTGTACTCGTTGTTCCGGGAACGGGTGGCCGCGCACCCCGGGCGGCCGGCGGTGATCGACTCCGCCGGGTCGGTGGACTACGCGTGGGTGGACCGGGCGGTGCGGTGGCAGGCGAGGTCGCTGCGCGGTCACGGCCCCTCCGACATCATCGGCATCCGGGTGCCGAACGGGCGGGAAGGGGTGGTGGCGGAGCTGGCGGTGGCGGCGGTCGGCGGCGTGGCGGTGCACCTGCCCGACGGCGGTCCGCCGGTGACGGGCACGGGCTCACCGGTGGTGGGCACGGTGATCACCGACGTGTCGGACGCCCTGGCCGCGGCTTCCGACCCGGCCCGGGAGGCGCCGCGGTGGGCGCCGGTGGCGGTCGACCCGGAGGCGCCGGCGCGGATCCTGGTGTCGTCGGGGTCGGAGTCCGCGCCGAAGCTGGTCGCCTACTCGCACAACGCGTTCGCCGGCGGCCGGGCGAACTACGTGCGGGCGGTGCACGGCGGCACCGCCGTGCCGCGCGATCTGGTGCTGGTGCCGTTGGCGTCGGCGTTCGGGTCGTTCGGGGCGGCGATCACGCTGTGCCGGTGGGGCGGCACGGTGCTGCTGATGCGGCGGTTCGACGCGGCGGCGGCGTTGCGCGTGGTGGCGGAGCACCGGCCCACGCACGTGTTCGGCGTGCCCACGATGCTGCGGCGGATGGCCGCCCTGGCCTCCGCGGCCGACACCTCGTCGGTGCGCGCGGTGGTGTCCAGCGGCGACGTGCTGACACCGGAGGCGCTGGCGGCGACCCGGTCCGCGTTCGACTGCCCGGTGATCAACGTCTACGGGTCGTCCGACGGCGTGAACTGCCACACGTCGACACCGGAGCACGGGGTGGGCCGGCCCGACCCGGCGGTCACCGACATCCGCGTGGTGGACGGCGAGATCTGCGCGCTGGGGCCGATGACACCGCTGTGCTACGTCGACGCGCCCGAGCTGGACCGGCGGCACCGCCTGCCCGGCGGCTGGGTGCGGACCGGCGACGAGGGCTTCTTCGACGACGGCGGGACCCTGCACGTGGTGCGCCGGCTCAAGCGGGTGGTGATCCGCGGCGGCTACACCATCAGCCCGGCCGAGGTGGAACGGGCGCTGGACGGCCACCCCGAGGTGGCCGAGGTGGCGTGCGTGCCCGTGCCGGACCCCGACCTGGGGGAGCGGCTGTGCGCGTGCGTGGCCGTGCGCCCCGGCCGGCCGGCGCCGTCGCTCGGGCAGCTGACCGCGTTCCTGAGCGACCGCGGCCTCAGCCGCCGCAAGCTGCCCGAACACCTGGTCGTGCTGCCGGAACTGCC